The following proteins come from a genomic window of Pseudochaenichthys georgianus chromosome 17, fPseGeo1.2, whole genome shotgun sequence:
- the LOC117462914 gene encoding LOW QUALITY PROTEIN: gastrotropin-like (The sequence of the model RefSeq protein was modified relative to this genomic sequence to represent the inferred CDS: inserted 2 bases in 1 codon) — MKMREVARGVWYKTREQSWSQYLAFPSAYLSIXLTPPHTNTTKMAFAGKWETESQEGYDAFCKLLSIPDDVIAKGRDYKMVTEITQDGNTFSWTQLYPANAKVANTFSVDKEADMETIGGKKFKATVHMDGGKLSVNFPNYHHTSEIVGGKLIETSISGAVVFKRTSKKI; from the exons ATGAAGATGAGGGAGGTGGCGAGAGGCGTATGGTATAAAACCAGGGAGCAGTCTTGGTCTCAGTACCTTGCTTTTCCCTCAGCTTACCTCAGCAT TCTCACGCCTCCTCACACCAACACCACCAAAATGGCCTTCGCTGGAAAATGGGAAACTGAGAGCCAGGAGGGATATGACGCTTTCTGCAAGCTTCTTA GTATCCCCGATGACGTGATTGCAAAGGGCCGTGACTACAAGATGGTCACAGAGATCACCCAGGACGGCAACACCTTCTCCTGGACCCAGCTGTACCCCGCCAACGCCAAGGTCGCCAACACGTTCAGCGTCGACAAGGAGGCCGACATGGAGACCATCGGAGGAAAGAAATTCAAG GCTACAGTGCACATGGATGGAGGCAAGCTGAGCGTGAACTTCCCCAACTACCACCACACCTCTGAGATCGTCGGGGGCAAGCTCATCGAG aCCTCCATATCTGGCGCTGTAGTTTTTAAGAGAACCAGCAAGAAGATCTAA